From the genome of Cryptococcus tetragattii IND107 chromosome 6, whole genome shotgun sequence, one region includes:
- a CDS encoding histone deacetylase RPD3 codes for MGSMEPILGESKRRVCYFFDSDIGNYHYGPGHPMKPTRIRMCHSLVMNYGLYKKMEIFRAKPATKREMSQFHTDEYVDFLYRINPDNAAQFAKEQVKYNVGDDCPIFDGLFEYCSISAGGSMEGAARLSRDKCDIAVNWAGGLHHAKKAEASGFCYVNDIVLGILELLRYHQRVLYIDIDVHHGDGVEEAFYTTDRVMTCSFHKYGEFFPGTGEVRDNGIGKGKGYAINVPLRDGISDDNYKSIFQPVIKRVIEWYQPGAIVLQCGSDSLSGDRLGSFNLSMKGHAACVQFVKSFNLPLLLLGGGGYTVKSVSRTWAYETGLAAGMELGRDLPNNEYWEYYGPDYELDVRSSNMTDQNTPEYLQKVKEAVFEVLRDKNAAPSVPLQSVPKMMHDDDDEDEGEDNEDKDVRRPLRLWAREKQHETSLSDSEDEGTGDRKHRRSYKESTQKKHRSKSPSHQMESSIIADEA; via the exons ATGGGTAGTATGGAACCCATTCTGGGGGAGAGCAAGCGAAGAGTT TGCTATTTTTTTGATTCTGACATTGGGAATTATCATTATGGGCCTG GTCATCCGATGAAGCCGACCCGCATTAGGATGTGTCACTCACTTGTTATGAACTATGGCTTGtacaagaagatggaaattTTT CGGGCCAAGCCTGCCACTAAACGTGAAATGTCCCAGTTCCATACGGATGAATATGTCGACTTTTTATATCGAATAAATCCGGACAATGCTGCTCAGTTTGCGAAAGAGCAAGTCAAAT ATAACGTCGGCGATGATTGCCCAATTTTTGATGGGTTATTCGAATACTGCTCAATCTCGGCAGGCGGGTCCATGG AGGGTGCCGCACGGCTTTCTCGCGACAAGTGCGACATTGCTGTCAACTGGGCTGGGGGTCTACATCACGCCAAAAAGGCGGAAGCGAGCGGATTCTGTTATGTCAACG ACATTGTCCTTGGTATCCTCGAATTATTGAG GTACCATCAACGTGTTCTGTACATCGATATCGACGTACATCACGGAGATGGCGTGGAAGAAGCCTTTTATACGACCGACAGGGTCATGACCTGCAGTTTTCACAAGTACGGTGAATTTTTCCCTGGTACTGGTGAAGTAAGAGATAATGGAATTGGCAAAGGTAAAGG ATACGCTATTAATGTACCTCTTCGAGACGGGATCAGTGATGACAACTATAAGAGTATCTTCCAGCCCGTAATCAAGCGTGTCATTGAATGGTATCAACCAGGGGCTATCGTACTTCAATGCGGCTCTGATTCTCTTTCCGGAGATCGCCTGGGATCATTCAACCTTTCGATGAAGGGCCACGCTGCTTGTGTGCAGTTTGTCAAATCGTTCAACCTGCCCTTATTGTTGCTTGGCGGAGGTGGTTATACAGTCAAGTCTGTTTCAAGGACTTGGGCATATGAGACTGGCCTTGCTGCAGGCATGGAGCTAGGGCGTG ATCTGCCTAATAATGAATATTGGGAGTATTACGGGCCAGATTACGAGCTTGATGTTCGTTCTTCCAATATGACAGATCAGAACACTCCCGAGTACCTTCAAAAAGTCAAGGAAGCGGTTTTTGAAGTTTTGCGCGATAAGAATGCTGCCCCAAGTGTTCCTCTACAATCGGTGCCCAAAATGATGcatgatgacgacgatgaagacgaaggcGAAGACAATGAAGATAAGGACGTCCGTCGACCAC TGCGGCTGTGGGCCAGGGAAAAGCAACATGAAACATCCCTCTCGGATtccgaagatgaaggcaCAGGAGATCGAAAACATCGGCGCAGTTACAAAGAGTCCACACAGAAGAAACATCGTTCGAAATCCCCTTCCCATCAAATGGaatcctccatcatcgcGGATGAGGCGTAG
- a CDS encoding V-type proton ATPase subunit F — translation MASSTTLNPKDRNLIAVIGDEDSVTGLLLAGIGHINQHQKKNFLIVDGKTQTSVIESAFQDFTERKDVAILLINQHIAERIRPTVDRYQAAFPALLEIPSKEHPYDPAKDSVLKRVQKLRGD, via the exons ATGGCCTCCTCTACAACTCTTAACCCCAAGGATAGAAACCTCATAGCCGTAATCGGCGACGAG GATTCAGTGACAGGTTTGCTTCTTGCCGGTATCGGCCATATAAATCAAcatcagaagaagaactttCTTATTGTCGATGGGA AGACTCAAACGAGCGTCATTGAATCCGCTTTTCAAGATTTCACTGAGCGCAAGGATGTCGCTATACTGCTCATTAACCAGCAT ATTGCTGAACGGATAAGACCAACCGTGGACAGGTACCAGGCTGCCTTTCCTGCGTTGCTAGAGATTCCAAGTAAAGAACACCCTTACG ACCCGGCAAAGGATTCCGTCCTCAAAAGAGTCCAGAAACTTAGGGGAGATTGA